A genomic stretch from Candidatus Brocadiaceae bacterium includes:
- a CDS encoding DUF362 domain-containing protein, with the protein MKNKGTISRRTFLKTGIAVGAGMYGLSYLGNVKKAPAIKRFKEHQLKSGLTVVHGDISDTSSESVVVKEMVRRAVKSLGGMEKLVSKGDTVIIKPNIAWNQKPEFAANTNPYVVAAIVALCRESGARQVKVMDHTCSANPEPSYTNSGIALSARQAGADIAYINKDRFHDFSIPGGTVLKSWSFYEEMVYADEVDVLINVPIAKQHGTSRLSMGLKNVFGMIGGDRGALHTDIHPKIADLNTFFTVDLVILDAFRILKNHGPTGGRLDDVDNSPEHARRIIVSTDPVAVDAYGATLFGMKPEEVGYIRRSHEQGLGEIDYRLKGFEEIHL; encoded by the coding sequence ATGAAAAATAAAGGCACTATTTCGCGCAGAACATTTCTGAAAACGGGCATCGCAGTAGGCGCCGGTATGTATGGTTTATCCTATTTAGGGAATGTGAAAAAGGCACCTGCAATAAAAAGATTTAAAGAACATCAGTTGAAATCCGGTTTGACAGTAGTTCACGGTGATATTTCTGATACGTCTTCGGAATCTGTTGTTGTGAAAGAGATGGTACGTCGTGCGGTGAAATCGCTTGGTGGTATGGAAAAACTGGTCTCTAAAGGTGATACGGTTATTATCAAACCCAATATTGCATGGAACCAGAAACCCGAGTTCGCGGCAAATACAAACCCCTATGTGGTGGCTGCAATAGTGGCGCTGTGTAGAGAGTCCGGGGCGCGTCAAGTAAAAGTCATGGATCATACCTGTTCAGCAAACCCAGAACCCTCTTATACAAATAGTGGAATTGCCTTATCAGCACGCCAGGCGGGAGCTGATATTGCCTATATAAACAAAGACCGGTTTCATGATTTTTCCATTCCTGGAGGAACGGTATTAAAGTCGTGGTCTTTTTACGAGGAAATGGTGTACGCAGATGAAGTGGATGTGCTGATCAATGTACCCATTGCAAAACAACATGGCACATCGAGGCTTTCAATGGGCCTTAAAAATGTCTTTGGTATGATAGGTGGTGATCGGGGCGCCCTCCACACCGATATACACCCGAAAATCGCAGATCTCAATACATTTTTTACCGTAGACCTGGTTATATTGGATGCATTTCGGATATTGAAAAATCATGGACCTACAGGGGGAAGGTTGGACGACGTAGATAATTCTCCGGAGCATGCGAGGCGCATCATTGTGAGTACCGACCCTGTTGCTGTTGATGCCTACGGCGCTACCTTATTTGGTATGAAACCGGAGGAGGTTGGTTATATAAGACGGTCTCATGAGCAAGGGTTGGGGGAAATTGATTACCGGTTAAAGGGTTTTGAAGAGATACACCTATAA
- a CDS encoding integron integrase has product MKLLDQVRDVIRKKHYSIRTEQAYVDWTRRYILFHNKRHPKDMGEKEISQYISFLATEKNVAASTQNQAFNALVFLYKQVLHIELGEFGQTERAKKPERLPTVMTKTEIGRVLASMSGMHQLMAKLLYGCGLRLMECVRLRVKDIEFEQSQLFVRDGKGMKDRSTMLPVQLKPPLSEHLERVKIIHEQDVKKGLGEVYLPYALSRKYPNAAREWGWQYVFPASNRSIDPRSGIERRHHIYETVLQKAVKAAVRAAEINKPASCHTFRHSFATHLLEDGYDIRTVQELLGHKDVSTTMIYTHVLNKGGKGVKSPLDGI; this is encoded by the coding sequence ATGAAATTACTTGATCAGGTTCGTGACGTTATTCGGAAAAAACATTATTCAATACGTACCGAACAGGCATATGTAGACTGGACCAGACGGTATATCTTATTTCACAACAAACGTCATCCGAAAGACATGGGAGAAAAGGAAATTTCTCAATATATTTCATTTCTGGCCACCGAAAAAAATGTTGCGGCAAGCACCCAGAATCAGGCGTTCAATGCCCTTGTCTTCCTCTATAAACAGGTGCTTCATATCGAATTGGGAGAATTCGGGCAGACTGAACGGGCAAAGAAACCTGAACGGTTACCTACCGTAATGACGAAAACAGAGATTGGTCGGGTTTTAGCTTCAATGTCGGGGATGCATCAGTTAATGGCAAAACTTTTGTACGGCTGTGGATTGCGCCTTATGGAATGTGTCCGTTTGCGGGTCAAGGATATTGAGTTTGAACAAAGTCAATTATTTGTCCGTGACGGTAAGGGGATGAAGGATCGATCAACCATGCTGCCCGTTCAACTCAAGCCGCCTCTTTCGGAACATCTCGAACGCGTAAAGATAATCCATGAACAGGATGTAAAAAAGGGATTAGGAGAAGTATACCTGCCATATGCATTGTCCCGGAAATATCCAAATGCAGCACGGGAGTGGGGCTGGCAATATGTATTTCCCGCTTCCAATCGCTCTATTGATCCGAGATCAGGAATAGAACGCAGGCATCATATTTATGAAACAGTTTTACAAAAGGCGGTAAAAGCTGCAGTTAGAGCAGCCGAAATCAATAAACCCGCAAGTTGTCATACATTCCGACATAGCTTTGCCACCCATTTACTTGAGGACGGTTACGATATCCGTACGGTCCAGGAACTGCTCGGGCATAAAGATGTGAGTACTACCATGATTTATACCCATGTCTTAAATAAAGGCGGAAAAGGGGTAAAAAGTCCCCTGGATGGAATTTGA